The following are encoded together in the Culicoides brevitarsis isolate CSIRO-B50_1 unplaced genomic scaffold, AGI_CSIRO_Cbre_v1 contig_72, whole genome shotgun sequence genome:
- the LOC134836609 gene encoding arylsulfatase B-like, with translation MKDFLAIFVFLQQLLSLTASRERPNIVIIMADDMGFHDISLHGSEVPTPNIDALAMHGIALNRFYVPPMCTPSRASIFTGKYPTHVGMQHWVIDSDEPWGLSPDDKIMPEIFQEAGYATHLVGKWHLGFFKKEFTPNERGFDSFFGYLGPFIGYYNHMLFKHDRANYTPGYDMRRDYEISYETNGTYATELFTKETIRVIDMHNGENPLFLMLNHLAPHAGNAAKPLEAPEEKLKRFSYIKDEQRRHLAAMVSVLDDGVGEIVQALKVKGMLDNTIILFYSDNGAPTIGLHANKGSNHPLRGQKNSPWEGGSRVPAVLWHSKLANRRVFDHFMHVSDILPTFATAAGIKLGSFMREIDGVDQWQALSTISSEKFGIRRDMLYNIDADYAAYMQNGWKIVVGSTSNGIYDGWLGNFIEENAKMNTTFYQNLVRTSLVHQSMSSKHEISFEKLKKIECHTDITPCNPLESPCLFNILEDPCETRNLAASENKILTKLLANLEKYRQSALPYRNQPPDFAANPRNFNDTWAYWCENDVETSEKDTSLPQLPILLILSVSATTLIALLCSINAQKRKKLHLHDRLATIFEQKTCINNNNIRQETALSQV, from the exons ATGAAGGactttttagcaatttttgtatttttgcaacaattaCTTTCGCTGACCGCATCTCGGGAACGTCCCAACATCGTAATCATCATGGCAGACGACATGGGTTTCCATGACATCAGTTTGCACGGCAGCGAAGTACCAACACCAAATATTGACGCACTCGCAATGCACGGAATCGCCCTAAATCGCTTCTATGTACCGCCCATGTGCACACCATCACGTGCCTCCATCTTCACTGGCAAATATCCGACGCATGTCGGTATGCAACATTGGGTTATTGACTCCGATGAGCCATGGGGCTTGAGCCCGGACGACAAAATTATGCCGGAAATCTTCCAAGAAGCCGGTTACGCGACACATCTCGTCGGAAAATGGCACTTGGGCTTCTTCAAAAAGGAATTTACGCCAAACGAGCGGGGTTTTGACTCGTTTTTCGGGTATTTGGGACCCTTTATTGGCTATTACAACCATATGTTGTTCAAGCATGATCGCGCAAATTACACGCCCGGTTATGACATGAGGCGCGATTACGAGATTTCGTACGAAACGAATGGGACATATGCCACGGAGCTCTTTACGAAGGAGACAATTCGCGTAATTGACATGCATAATGGGGAGAATCCGTTGTTTTTGATGCTGAATCATTTGGCGCCGCATGCAGGAAATGCCGCGAAGCCGCTGGAAGCTCCGGAAGAGAAGTTGAAACGGTTTAGTTACATCAAAGATGAGCAAAGGCGACACTTGGCGGCGATGGTTTCGGTTTTAGATGATGGTGTGGGTGAAATTGTGCAAGCATTGAAGGTGAAAGGAATGCTTGATAACACGATAATTCTCTTTTATTCGGATAATGGAGCTCCGACGATTGGTTTGCATGCGAATAAGGGCTCAAATCATCCATTGAGAGGg caaaaaaattcaccATGGGAAGGAGGATCACGCGTCCCCGCCGTCCTGTGGCATTCAAAACTGGCAAATCGTCGTGTTTTCGACCATTTCATGCACGTTAGTGACATTTTACCGACATTTGCTACTGCAGCCGGTATCAAACTCGGTTCTTTCATGCGAGAAATTGATGGCGTCGATCAATGGCAAGCCCTTTCAACAATTTCAAGCGAAAAATTTGGCATTCGCAGAGACATGCTCTACAACATTGACGCAGATTACGCCGCTTACATGCAAAACGGATGGAAAATTGTCGTTGGATCAACCTCAAATGGCATCTACGACGGTTGGCTTGGCAACTTTATCGAAGAAAATGCGAAAATGAACACTACTTTCTACCAAAATCTCGTTCGCACGTCACTCGTTCATCAATCAATGTCCTCAAAACACGAAATTTCTttcgaaaaactgaaaaaaattgaatgtcaCACCGACATAACGCCTTGTAATCCGCTCGAGAGCCCATGTTTGTTCAACATCCTTGAAGATCCATGCGAAACTCGCAATCTCGCTGCAAGTGAAAACAAGATATTGACCAAACTCCTTGCGAATCTCGAGAAATATCGACAAAGTGCACTGCCGTATCGCAACCAACCGCCAGATTTTGCCGCAAATCCTCGGAATTTCAACGACACATGGGCATATTGGTGTGAAAATGACGTCGAAACATCAGAAAAAGACACAAGTTTGCCACAGCTGCCGATTTTATTGATCTTAAGCGTGTCAGCGACGACGTTAATTGCGCTTTTGTGTTCCATTAACGcacaaaaacgcaaaaaattgcATCTGCATGATCGTTTAGCGACAATTTTCGAGCAGAAAACTTGcattaacaacaataatattcGCCAAGAGACAGCTTTGTCGCAAGTGTGA